The DNA sequence ACAAGTCACAAAGACACTGCTTGATGGAaggaagtgaaaaaagaaatttgctaCTTATCATCATTTCAAACTCCCTTGATGCTAAAAATTTAATGCCACTTCAGGAGATGACAAAATcccattttcattaaaattatgCCAATAATGACTGCGTTAATAGTATTAGTTCTTGCACAGGCCAGGACAAGAAATAACTGATACCAAAAGGTTTCACTAGTTCCATAACAAACAGTATTTTCTAgttcttttctttcccttttctataatcgaaaaaaaaaaaaaaaaacaaaataattacactgtcatatatatcttttattctaaaaatcTGAGTATTTAGTTCTTGAAGTTagatttcaatttcgattaacTCTGAGAAATCGAAGTTAGATTACACATAATCAGCATGTGCTTTAAAGTTAGATAACAAACTTGATAAGTTGCATTTCAAAATACTATTCCtaaattaagcacaaaaaaagaaccatcaatttaaaaaaaaaaaaaaaaaacgaaaaaaagaaagaaagaatccATCAATGGTCCAAAGTCTCGTTTCCAAAGACCTTTCTTTGAATGCATATCACTATGAAAGAAAACCCTGAAGAACTAAGAACGGTAATAGACTTTCTCAGAAATTCAGAGACATTGAATGAGACAGATacgagagagaaaagagatttTTTTACACTAGAAAGAAAATCTTGGGTTGATGCAATGTGCGTTTGGCATGAACGGCACAAGTAGAATCTCTTATCAGGAGTTTGATCGTATTCAATGAGATAGAGCCTCCCCATTTGGAACCTGTTTGCTCAAAGAGCTCTGAAACTGCAAGTTTTCTggtacttaaaagaaaatgttgaagaTCATATTTTTCTGCAAATATTGAAGCCAGAAATAGAGGTAAGAAAGAATTCAAGATTGTGGCTGAGAACTATACTTACCAGTCTATGTTGTTCAGAAGAGTGCACCTAATTGCAACCTTCCAACTCTCGTACTTGCAGAATTTGACAAAGACCTACACACAACTTCCACACTTAGACATGTATGTAGCCTAATTTAAGAAAACAGGGTAAAAGTTCTAGAGTTAGCAAACGATCCCGGACAGTGTGCTTTTTTTTCCCCCCGTATCATGCAGAACAGGTCAAGTCGTCCCACAAATGGGAAGAAAGTTTATTTATTCTCCTTTTCTTCTCTTCCCTATTGATTCTCTGCTTCtttgttttctctctcccctcttCTGCTTTCTCCTGGATTCCCTTTCTGGTTCTCTCTTTTTGCTGCTTCTTCCTTACCGTGGACTCGGTCCGTTTCTTCCCCTAtaagaaaatgaacaaagaaatCTACCAGGCATCCCATACTtcatatctatttatttattttttatttatttatttatttataatctcGTAACAAGTATATGGCATacagataataaaaataaaataatttaattaatttaataaaaataaaaatttaaaatatgagaaCAATTCAAcatatctcatatcatcttattattataatttttttaaatttttatacaaaatataataaacaattcaactttttcaaattttaaaacaataataatattaaaaataatattcaaacaattgtttatttaacttttaatttgcatataaaaccctttcatctcattttactatCTAAACAACTTCTATATGTGTTAGAGATAAAAATGAATTGATCCAGCTCATTGGGAGTCTATCACTAAGAACAAATAAGATAAGTTGACTTGGAcacataaaaggaaaaaacatcttaagataaatataactcaattactctaaaaaaaaatgaaagagaccTTCTATAAAGAGAGAGAATGTGATCAGATTTGGGACAAACTTCACTACACACAAAAGCCCCTAAAATCTTCTCTTTTCAAGAGGATGGCATCTTTTTCAACATCTAGAAACTCTAAGTTCCTTTATCTTATTGAGAGATAAGTGAGGTTTGAGAGATTATACAATCATCAAGTTTAGTGGATGCCGCTTCCAAAAAAATCCATGGACTGTTTATTCTCATGGTTGAACATTCGAGCACCATATCGAAGCTCAAATAACCATGTAAACTTTTTTACCATATCATCAAGACCTCAAACTACCATCATAGACCGGGGATGActattttctccttttttcacCCGTTGCGCAAATTTATACTTTAACAATAAAGTGCAAGAGGTTTTCATCCTTCCAATTGCTTAAATCAGAGATGCTTTTAGGACTAGCAAAAACTTGAGATTCAGAAACTCAAATCCCAAAACCAGCTTTGCTCTTTGTTCAGCACAAGATATGAAGCCATTGCAGTGATACTAATCAGAAATGATTGAATGATTAACGTTTCTCAGACCTACTTTTGGCACCAACTGGACATAACATACTATGAGTATGGCCCacttttctcaaaatttcttgCTTTTGATGTAGCGGTCAATTCTCCACAATTAAAAATTCATGTTCGAGTGGAACTGTCAATCTGCTCCAAGAAAATACTTCCAATCTTCGCAACCCCACACGACCACCAAATTCCAGCATCTTACCATAAACCGCCCACCAGTTTCATAAAAGACCAAGTTTACCATTCCTGCAGTTTCTTCTCGAGAACATTGTTTCAAACATCAACACCTCAGGCACATAGGATTACTAATCAGAAATTATCAATTGGGAAAAAACATCATTCAAGTCAAAAAAATACGCTAAAACTGAACAGAACACTAAAATGTTGGGGAAAGAGCTATTCGATCTCATTTATACCGTCCACAAACCGGATTGAGCAGATGCAACTTCATCATATCAAAACTTCATTAGCAAaccagaaggaaaaaaaaaaaaaaggaaacagagGAGAAGAACCCATGCAGTAACTGCATGTTCAATGACTTTTAGATAAAGTCTTCATACAATGTTCTTGTAATCTGTGTAATCTGCCCATTCAAATGTCATTGGGTGTTTACATCGTCTCTTCATCCATCCACTAGCTCATATCCATTCCAATACAGGAGCTTGTCCCTGATCAAAAATTCTAGGATCAGACCCCCAAATATATCTATGCATTCTATAGACCCCCAAATGTCATAATCATTCGGAGAACTTACATATCAAGCACGATTCTTCCTTCTCTAATATCCATGGTGGGCTCGTCAACCTGAACCTGAAAATAAAGAATCGGTTAGGAGCATAGTCACATCAAGAAATCAAAAgaataccaaaataaaataaatatgaatttacATATTTCCAGCCCAATTCCGTATTGCATTTCGTACAAAAGGCATCTGTTGTTGTGCCATTCGAAGACCTATCGTGATGTACTGGGCCATCAATCAGCATGTTGACACTACATCTCAATATACGTCGTAAATTTGACATTAATgcatataagataaaattttatgAAGCTATGCTGTTGTTTGTAATTCAAGGTATAAAAGGTGTAAAATGCAGGATATGCCTTCCTACTGGCCTAGCATCTATTAATTTCTGGAGAAAGTTATGGCTTTTCCTTGCACCCTTGCCAGTTTTCAGAAACTTTTTCGCTCTAAAATGAAGTGTTGCAGTTGTTACCAATGTATCCAAGATTTTAGCACAGGTTAGAGGACATTGTTTGTATTCAATGTCACAAAATTGTGTCATGCATAGACCTAATTCAATACCCCCATACTTAATAATTAACCTTGGACAAAACAAAGATCCATAGATGACAGTGGCAAGACTAACATTTTCAACATGCAGCAAGATTCTTAGCCTTGTTGCTCTTGTGATGCAAAAATATAGTTCTTCCAAACGAATgacaaatattaataaaagcaAATATAGACAGCAGAagattaattgtatattaaagCATGTGCAAAGATTAATTGCATTGAACGATTTATGAATAATATCTTACACTTTTTCAAAGACACCAAATTTCGTCATAAGAGTCTGCAAAATTCACAACAAACAATGTAAGAAAAAAGGATCTGCTTTTCAAAACAgggtttttttaaataaacaataaatcaTGCATGGTGAGGAAAACAAGAAACAGGATTATAGCAaacaaatcagaggcaaacTACTCTTGGGGGtcgaaaataataattattgcaTTATAACATCAATTTTTTACCCAGTCCAATACGAGAAAGAATTTATACCAAAAAAATACCAGCTTATAACCCAATAACAGGATTATTTCTCTTGCTCGTTTCAgaacaaatttattttctagttttttcaGTCTTCTGGATGTTAAATGCCATTGGATGGGTGATTTTTTATTGGCATTGGACTTTTCTCCAGTTTCTCTGTCATTAGCACCATTTTCGAGtcattttaatctcaaataatttTGATCTTTTACATGCTATCCACTACAAAAATTATCCAAATGTTAAATTCTCACTATGGATTTTCCAAGTTGAACACTCTCTCTGATTTTGTTTTGCTGTGCTATTAACAACAAATTACGTGCATATCCGCATTGTTTTTCTTTGTCATAATGTCATCTATGGTAGATTTTTCTTTCTCAGAGGAAATCAAAACACAATGCATGTTCGAAACTATGAttacaaacaaaagaaaagtagAAGATCAAAAAAACTATAAACGTAATTTACACCTTTTCTATacacaaacaaaagaaaagagaacCATACTCCTTTACAAATATATAGTATTCTAAGAATGCAAGTATTTGGTTTTCAAAGTTCAATGAACTCCTAGAGACCGAAGTTAGATTACAAATATTCAGGATTGGTTTTCATGGTTAGATTAGAATTTGACCAACTCGTTGAAAAGTAGATCAAGAAACAGAAACTACGTCAAGTATAAAGAAGCTAGATTGGCATCCTCAAACACGGTTCGAAACTATGATGCATAAAAGCAAGCCATATCTTGGAAACATGTCCCGAAGAATCAAATTCACAGAAAGAATCCCAACAAGGGTTTAAATCTCATTTCCAACGACCTTTCTTGGTACGCATAACACCATCCACGAAACCGGAGGCCTGAAGAATTAGGAAAGATTATACAATGCCTATATTGTCAACCAAAAAGCAGGTCATAAAGAATTCCGacaagagaggaagagagagagttctTACCTGACAAAGAACATCTTGGGCCACTGCAAGGTGGGTTTGGCATAAACGGCACAAGTAGAAGTTCTTGCCAGGAATCTGATCGTATTCAATGAGAAACAGCCTCCCCATTTGGAGTTTTTCTGTTCAAAGAGCTCTGGAACTTCAAGTGGTATGAGAAGTACATGAAAATATTGCAGCGGCACTGAACATGAAGAGCGGAGATGTGAGGAAACAGAGGTCCAGAAAGATAGCCAAGAAAGAATTCAAGAGATTGGCTAAGAAACATACCAGTCGACGCAGTTCAGACGCGGGTTTAGAGAGAGGTTATGGCCCATGGGTTGAGTTTTAAGTTGGGAAGAAGGATATAAAGCAGTGTTGATCAATCGTTTAACAGTTTCTGGGTTGGCTAAAGTTTGTGACCAATTGCGTTCAGAACAGAGTTCACAGATGAATTTTAAACCAACCCCCGATAATAAGGTCCAAGAATTCAGAAATTAGTTAATTACTCCGCACCCTGTGATTATGTATGAACCCCAAGCAATCAACAAATaacagaaaaaacaaagaatccCAAAATCTCCCCTTTTTCAATTATTGATAAGAGGTTTAGAAATTAGActgaacaatataaaaatataatttacacaCTAAGTTCTCGTTCTTTCAATTTCTTGAATTACATCATTTTCGAACTTGGTTTTCTTAACAAACAAATGAAATTCAGAAACTCAATAAACACAAAAACAGCTTTGAATCATTACTCAGTTCTTTGAAAGTGCCACATGAGAGCTACCGATCCTCATCCTATCATGCTCTGTAAATTTATGTGCCAAGAACTTCGAATCTTTATTCTTCCCTCAGAGCACCCACAAAGCAACAAAATTTCCATCTCAAAAGAAAACATATAATTTCACGGGTGGAGACCAACCCAACCAATTTCTTCTTTAGAAGAAACCCTTGACAGAATGTTAGTCTATGGACTGCGAGGATTGGGATATACGTGGTTACCAAAACCTTACTTCGATACTCAAAACCAAAGCGAATTATTTTCAAATCACATAATCGATAAGACCTCAGATTTATCAATTGGGGGATAAATCATTCAAATCACTGCATTGGTtctaaaatggaaagaaaaacttATGAAGGGAGCCAAAAAGCTATTGAATTCATTTCTACCTTACAGATAAACGGGATCGAGTAGATCCAACTTCTgcacaaaaaaccaaaacaaaagatacaggaattaaataaattaatctaCGAACCCTAACGCTAAACACAAAAAACCAGCAAGTCCATCATCAACCGACACCACCTATGTCTAAGAGCTAGTAAACTTGGTGACCGCCTTGGTCCCCTCAGAAACGGCGTGCTTGGCGAGTTCACCAGGCAGCACGAGACGCACCGCGGTCTGGATCTCCCGAGAGGTGATGGTGGGCTTCTTGTTATACCTCGCGAGCCGGGAAGCCTCTTGGGCGAGCTTCTCAAAGATGTCATTGATGAAGCTGTTCATGATCCCCATGGCCTTGCTGGAGATCCCGATATCGGGGTGAACCTGTTTAAGCACCTTGAAGATGTAGATCTTGTAGGTCTCAACACTCTTCTTGGTCCGCTTCTTCTTCTTGTCCGAGGCGCCGGCTCCGCCTTCCTTCGGGAGCTTCTTTCCAGCCTTGGGCTTCTTCTCGGCTGGAGCCTTCTCCGCAACCGTCGATTTCTTCTCCTCGGCGGGCTTCTTCTCGGCGGGTTTCTTCTCGGCTTTGGGTGCCATAACGAATCAACAGGAAATGAGACGATAAAcgtggaagaaaagaaagcaggTGAAGCTCTTACGGATTGAGGTTGTGTGGAAATAGAATGGACTAAGAATAAGAGTTTATATAGAGAGGAAAAGTGGGTTTTTATTGGCTAAAATAGGTTCTCACGGATCGATGATGTGGCATCTGTTTGGGCCGTTGAATAGAAATTTTTGAAGGAACGATTGACTTGACGGCCGAGAATCGTTGAAACTTGCGGAGATAGAATTCGGTGACGTGGCTCAGTTGCGGATTAGCGAGCTGGCAATTGTTTTGGCCGTTAATGCCTATCGAGCGGACTCACAAATCAACGATCAAGATTCTTTTAGCCTTGTGAAAATTTTCAGATTCGTGGCGCGTTTCGCTCGCGCGGCAACCTTGAAAAATGACTCGAAGAAGCGCCTTTTTAAATTGTTTTCGTTCTATGTTTTTATATTCCTTTCGGCTTTAGCATTGAAATTACGGCATGAGTTATCCAACAGAAATTTGAGCTTGTTTAGCCCTAGTTTagattcaaaaaataccttaatttattttatctcatcttattattataaatttttatataaaatataataaataattcaatttttttaaatctcaatttaacttttttaaatcttaaaataataataatattaaaaaataatattataataatattttttttaattttcatctttcatttaaacctatctcatctcatctctaaatccaAAACAGCCTTAagtgatatgagatgaaataattttatataaatttttaaatttaaataaaatattatttttgttttaaaatttaaaaaaattgaattgagatttaaaaaaattaaattgtttattatattttatgtgagaatttgagaGAGTTATAATTGGTGAGATAAAATGTGTTAAGAGTGTTTTTCAATCCAAATGGCCTCTTAGCCTTAGATCCCATCTGGTTACACAAATTAtctcgtctcatctcatctaattattataatttttttaaattaaaaataaaaattatatttcaataatattttattcaatttttaactttcatctatcTGATCTTAtttatgtaaccaaacgaggtATCATAATAGGGAGTCTAGGGACAAAAAGTTGAAATCATGAAACTCTTACACGGTGGGGTTGACTGACTAGAGTTGTGATAGAAACTTAACAACAGTTTGGGGTTGCGTCagagtaggggtgtaaccgatccgattcggtccggttttggacaaaatctaggaccgaatcGGTAGGTactggttttacatttttcaaaactgattaCGCATCGGTTTCCCTCCTATACCAATACTCCGGTTTCCGGTCCTGTTTGGtccagtttttttattttaataaaatacaaatttatcataaaaaattatgtttaaaaaaaacactaatttaaaaaattttgttttattcaaaaatctattaacatttacaaaattctactatgaaaaaaattctactataaaaattctactttataaaaaaaatctactatataaacaaaaatctgctatataaaaaattactgtaaaacaaaaactaaaataaaaaatctagtataaaaaaaaatctaagtaTATTACCAATAGTAATattgtattagactattagatcattataaatattaatatttattatagtgattataataactattaactatatattagtatttttttttctttttggttcgtatttcttatgataaaatgttattaataagtaatatatatttataatattatatatttaaagcatatgatgaattaaattgtcatgtttaagattaaacatttacgttataaattataataatattatcttatataattataatttatattagtatatatattctatataaaaaatatatataatataaaacatattatatataatattaatatacaaacagTACAGGTTCGGTTCGGTTCGGGCCAAAACTAACGAAAACCGAAACTGGACCGGTTCCAGAACTAATCGGTTATCAATAGGCGAAAATATCTATACAACTTTaaaattattacattttaaaattttcaaatatataatcataatctttaaaaaaaaactcaataatcattatttctatttcagaaatcacttttttaacaactctaaaaaagttgaaaatccaatttttaacAATACACAAAATTGAAGTTTTTATGAAGAAACTCATGCAAGTAATGTTGCATTTTTAAGAAGAATTACCGTAATtaactttaaaagcattttaACAGTGGCGGAACCACATTCCTCccaaaagtttttgaaaaataaaaatataccttagtttttattcataattttataaatataaacaatgaccccccaaaaaaatctttaatctctatatattctataaaattttaatatacttataaatgttttttcaatttttttcctatagtttcaaaattttatataattcctatatataatttattttcaagagtgtgatctcatcaaaattaagtttgtgagaaataataaacttactaATATGAGTcttaaagttttttgttatataatattaggcttcttaatttgaaatttaaagtaaaaatataagaaatataatttaagATTGCTGATATATATGAAAACAATTGAGAGATTTTATCCTCTAAACTTTATTGag is a window from the Carya illinoinensis cultivar Pawnee chromosome 14, C.illinoinensisPawnee_v1, whole genome shotgun sequence genome containing:
- the LOC122294315 gene encoding protein yippee-like 4 isoform X2, which gives rise to MFFVRPPVSWMVLCVPRKTLMTKFGVFEKVVNMLIDGPVHHDRSSNGTTTDAFCTKCNTELGWKYVQVDEPTMDIREGRIVLDMDKLLYWNGYELVDG
- the LOC122294315 gene encoding protein yippee-like At3g08990 isoform X1 — its product is MGRLFLIEYDQIPGKNFYLCRLCQTHLAVAQDVLCQTLMTKFGVFEKVVNMLIDGPVHHDRSSNGTTTDAFCTKCNTELGWKYVQVDEPTMDIREGRIVLDMDKLLYWNGYELVDG
- the LOC122294310 gene encoding probable histone H2B.1, encoding MAPKAEKKPAEKKPAEEKKSTVAEKAPAEKKPKAGKKLPKEGGAGASDKKKKRTKKSVETYKIYIFKVLKQVHPDIGISSKAMGIMNSFINDIFEKLAQEASRLARYNKKPTITSREIQTAVRLVLPGELAKHAVSEGTKAVTKFTSS